Proteins encoded within one genomic window of Argiope bruennichi chromosome 7, qqArgBrue1.1, whole genome shotgun sequence:
- the LOC129976572 gene encoding protein max-like isoform X2 translates to MYKQSIFPDKSESMPPPGRRLKVIIEDEEMSEDERYIDNESDADKRAHHNALERKRRDHIKDSFSNLRDSLPAFQGDKVRASRAQILKKAADYIQSMRRKNLSHQQDIDDLKKQNKILEEQIKALEKAKTTGNYVAAASILDSHINNKATMNAYENDSESDASSDTDGSKDSRRKKFKSSLENTLRA, encoded by the exons ATGTATAAACAATCGATTTTTCCAg ataaatctgAGTCCATGCCGCCTCCGGGACGCCGCCTGAAGG taataaTTGAAGACGAAGAAATGAGCGAAGATGAAAGATACATTGATAATGAAAGCGAt gcCGACAAAAGAGCACATCATAATGCTCTGGAGAGAAAAAGACGGGATCATATCAAAGACAGCTTCTCCAATCTGCGAGATTCTTTGCCAGCTTTTCAGGGTGATAAAGTGAGG GCATCCCgagctcaaattttaaaaaaagctgctGATTATATTCAGTCAATGCGCCGAAAAAATCTCTCCCACCAACAAGATATTGATGacttgaaaaagcaaaataaaatcctAGAAGAACAAA taAAAGCACTTGAAAAGGCCAAGACTACTGGTAATTATGTAGCTGCTGCAAGTATCTTAGATTCACACATAAATAACAAGGCAACAATGAATGCTTATGAAAATGATTCTGAATCTGATGCAAGCTCTGATACTGATGGTTCTAAGGATAGTAGACGAAAAAAATTCAAGTCAAGTCTGGAGAATACTTTGCGGGCATGA
- the LOC129976572 gene encoding protein max-like isoform X1 produces the protein MYKQSIFPDKSESMPPPGRRLKEEKLFFNELKRGVVPRKDSWNSKLKAILKRIKRSTIIQENISRKLKESKKQADKRAHHNALERKRRDHIKDSFSNLRDSLPAFQGDKVRASRAQILKKAADYIQSMRRKNLSHQQDIDDLKKQNKILEEQIKALEKAKTTGNYVAAASILDSHINNKATMNAYENDSESDASSDTDGSKDSRRKKFKSSLENTLRA, from the exons ATGTATAAACAATCGATTTTTCCAg ataaatctgAGTCCATGCCGCCTCCGGGACGCCGCCTGAAGG aagaaaaattattttttaatgagttgAAAAGAGGTGTGGTACCTAGAAAAGATTCTTGGAATTCTAAACTTAAAGcaatattaaagagaataaaaagaagtactataattcaagaaaatatatccAGAAAATTGAAAGAATCTAAGAAACAG gcCGACAAAAGAGCACATCATAATGCTCTGGAGAGAAAAAGACGGGATCATATCAAAGACAGCTTCTCCAATCTGCGAGATTCTTTGCCAGCTTTTCAGGGTGATAAAGTGAGG GCATCCCgagctcaaattttaaaaaaagctgctGATTATATTCAGTCAATGCGCCGAAAAAATCTCTCCCACCAACAAGATATTGATGacttgaaaaagcaaaataaaatcctAGAAGAACAAA taAAAGCACTTGAAAAGGCCAAGACTACTGGTAATTATGTAGCTGCTGCAAGTATCTTAGATTCACACATAAATAACAAGGCAACAATGAATGCTTATGAAAATGATTCTGAATCTGATGCAAGCTCTGATACTGATGGTTCTAAGGATAGTAGACGAAAAAAATTCAAGTCAAGTCTGGAGAATACTTTGCGGGCATGA
- the LOC129976572 gene encoding protein max-like isoform X3, with product MYKQSIFPVIIEDEEMSEDERYIDNESDADKRAHHNALERKRRDHIKDSFSNLRDSLPAFQGDKVRASRAQILKKAADYIQSMRRKNLSHQQDIDDLKKQNKILEEQIKALEKAKTTGNYVAAASILDSHINNKATMNAYENDSESDASSDTDGSKDSRRKKFKSSLENTLRA from the exons ATGTATAAACAATCGATTTTTCCAg taataaTTGAAGACGAAGAAATGAGCGAAGATGAAAGATACATTGATAATGAAAGCGAt gcCGACAAAAGAGCACATCATAATGCTCTGGAGAGAAAAAGACGGGATCATATCAAAGACAGCTTCTCCAATCTGCGAGATTCTTTGCCAGCTTTTCAGGGTGATAAAGTGAGG GCATCCCgagctcaaattttaaaaaaagctgctGATTATATTCAGTCAATGCGCCGAAAAAATCTCTCCCACCAACAAGATATTGATGacttgaaaaagcaaaataaaatcctAGAAGAACAAA taAAAGCACTTGAAAAGGCCAAGACTACTGGTAATTATGTAGCTGCTGCAAGTATCTTAGATTCACACATAAATAACAAGGCAACAATGAATGCTTATGAAAATGATTCTGAATCTGATGCAAGCTCTGATACTGATGGTTCTAAGGATAGTAGACGAAAAAAATTCAAGTCAAGTCTGGAGAATACTTTGCGGGCATGA